TATGAGCAAAAGCCCTAGCACCATATCTATGACCTGCAATATAAACTGCATTAGCTCCTGCATTAATAGCAACAACAAGAATATCATAAGAGCCTGCAGGTGCTAATAATTCTGTTAAAACCATTTATTCGTAACCTCTAAACTATTTTTTTGTTATAAAAAAGAAAATAATAAAAACATACTTATTCAAAAAAGCTTGTTTAATATATACATATCTCTTTTTCATAATATACAAATTTTTATAATATAATTCTAATAAATAAACAATTATAATGAATAAATTAGGTGGGATAAGTAAAGTTGATTATAGAACAATTAGGCATAACTATTGGTGATATAACTTTATTAGTTAATTTAATATTAGTTGTTGTAATACCATTAATTATTTTAAAATTATTATCTAGTGCTATTGAAAAGATAAATGAAACATCTGCTTTTGATTTTAATTCATTGAAATCATTATCGTTATTTGTAAGGTATGTTACAGTATTTATAATTTTTCTAGGTATATTACATGTACTTGGGATAAATTTCAGATCTCTTTTTGTAAGTTTGAGTTTGGTTACTGTAGCAGTAAGTTTAGCTGCAAAAGATATTTTATCTAATATTATTTCTGGGATAAGTTTATACATGGATCGTAAATTTGAAATTGATGATATTATAGAAATTGATGGTCAAATAGGACAGGTAAAAAAAATTGGTTTTAGATCAGTTGAATTATTTAAGAATAATAAGTTCATAGTTGTTCCTAATAAGTTATTCACAACTAAATCATTTGTTAATTATACTCAAAGAGGATTTTATAAGGTTAAATTTACAATTAAGCTTCCAAATGATGATACACTTAATGAAAAATTGGATGTGTTAGATGAAATTATTAAAAACAATA
The sequence above is drawn from the Methanosphaera sp. WGK6 genome and encodes:
- a CDS encoding mechanosensitive ion channel family protein produces the protein MNFRSLFVSLSLVTVAVSLAAKDILSNIISGISLYMDRKFEIDDIIEIDGQIGQVKKIGFRSVELFKNNKFIVVPNKLFTTKSFVNYTQRGFYKVKFTIKLPNDDTLNEKLDVLDEIIKNNNYVLDNPGHSIFITGMSAFGMEILVKFFLINPLDDNIAVSEILNEFRNRFDFKYDF